In Methylotenera sp. L2L1, the following proteins share a genomic window:
- a CDS encoding HesA/MoeB/ThiF family protein, whose product MNDHQLLRYSRHILLPQIEYEGQDKLVHSHALIVGAGGLGSPVALYLAAAGVGTLTICDFDVVDLTNLQRQIVHTTSAVGVNKAVSAQRTLLAINPEVTVNTVCERSSEADFEKLIAQADVVIDCSDNFATRYLLNRLCVQLKKPLVSGAAIGFEGQVTVYDMRSDASPCYHCLFPDNGEDSDLRCATNGVFAPLVGMIGTCQAAEALKILMGIGDSLQGRLLLLDALAMEWRTIKLSKDPACTVCSV is encoded by the coding sequence ATGAATGACCACCAACTTCTCCGTTATAGCCGCCATATTTTATTACCGCAGATTGAATATGAAGGGCAAGATAAACTAGTACATAGCCACGCATTAATCGTGGGTGCAGGTGGCTTAGGCTCACCAGTGGCCTTATATTTGGCGGCAGCGGGTGTGGGCACACTCACCATCTGTGATTTCGATGTGGTGGATTTAACTAATTTACAGCGTCAAATTGTACACACCACAAGCGCTGTGGGTGTGAATAAAGCGGTGTCAGCACAAAGAACACTGTTAGCCATTAATCCAGAAGTCACGGTGAATACAGTTTGTGAAAGGTCATCTGAGGCTGATTTTGAGAAGCTGATTGCACAGGCGGATGTCGTCATTGATTGTAGTGATAATTTTGCGACGCGCTATCTGTTGAACCGCCTTTGTGTGCAGCTGAAAAAACCGTTGGTGTCTGGTGCTGCCATTGGTTTTGAGGGGCAGGTCACGGTATATGACATGCGCTCGGATGCCAGCCCATGCTATCACTGCCTGTTTCCAGACAATGGTGAAGACAGTGATTTGCGTTGTGCAACGAATGGCGTGTTTGCACCACTAGTGGGCATGATCGGCACTTGCCAAGCGGCCGAGGCGCTGAAAATCCTTATGGGTATTGGGGATAGCCTGCAGGGCAGGCTGTTGCTACTGGATGCGCTCGCTATGGAGTGGCGGACAATCAAGCTAAGTAAAGACCCAGCTTGTACTGTATGTAGTGTTTAA
- a CDS encoding type II secretion system protein: MSNFNMQLEVDTRQQGFSLVEMAIVIVILGFVIGALLLPLQVQRNQLAQSQTENTLELANRALLGYAQANGRLPCPATNNGTSIFPDDSSNANPLAGGQCDKQLGFLPAATLGLEPTDLEGYLVDAWGNRIMYAVAQSSTTSTPTNTATPDFTTNNATDGLAIVGMGNLIPELRICSSSTGITTLACSGASPETNYLINNAVAVIYSIGSTGSEVAGGADESANPILPTTLKKVFVSHEPRSADDPNGEFDHIVTWISPYVLYNAMIEAGQLH, encoded by the coding sequence ATGAGTAATTTTAATATGCAATTAGAAGTTGATACTAGGCAGCAAGGTTTCAGCTTGGTTGAAATGGCGATAGTCATTGTCATTTTAGGTTTTGTTATTGGCGCACTCTTGCTTCCGTTGCAAGTACAACGCAATCAGCTTGCGCAATCACAAACTGAAAACACACTTGAATTAGCTAACAGAGCATTGCTCGGTTATGCGCAGGCAAATGGTAGGTTACCTTGTCCTGCAACAAATAATGGGACAAGTATATTTCCTGACGACAGCTCAAATGCAAATCCATTAGCAGGCGGGCAGTGTGATAAGCAATTAGGATTCTTGCCTGCAGCAACGTTAGGTTTAGAACCAACGGATCTAGAGGGTTATCTTGTTGATGCATGGGGTAATCGTATTATGTATGCGGTTGCGCAAAGTAGTACAACAAGTACACCAACAAATACAGCAACACCAGACTTTACAACGAATAATGCGACGGATGGCCTTGCTATTGTAGGTATGGGAAATTTAATCCCAGAACTTAGGATTTGTAGTAGTTCAACGGGGATTACCACATTGGCTTGTTCAGGAGCCTCTCCAGAGACAAATTATTTGATTAATAATGCAGTGGCAGTTATTTACTCTATAGGGTCCACAGGATCTGAGGTGGCAGGAGGCGCTGATGAAAGTGCAAATCCAATTTTGCCTACAACACTTAAAAAAGTATTCGTAAGCCACGAACCTAGAAGTGCGGATGACCCTAACGGCGAATTTGACCATATCGTCACTTGGATTTCTCCTTATGTTCTCTATAATGCCATGATCGAAGCAGGACAATTGCATTAA